The Papaver somniferum cultivar HN1 chromosome 6, ASM357369v1, whole genome shotgun sequence genome segment TTCTCTTGGTTGATCTAACCAAATTCAACCGAACCAAATgcctttaccaagcctgataTGCCCAATCAAGTCTTCCCCTGCAGACCCGGCCATCGAGTCTCGCTAAATCATCCCAAAACTCGAACCAGAAATTTGTTCTTCTGCTGGCCATTATTTCCTGCAATTTTTCgaattcaaatgaagaaaaagggtgGCCCCCTACCCAGAGTGGGGGTGCCGATAGAAAATGGGTGAtgtggatgaatttgggctagacATAGCCATGGGTtctccttagccaaatctggggtccgtatagaaaatgtcctccggggtgccccgagcaacttttcgagccgaaatttccaaaaatgtttatttaccaaaaatacctacaaatacaaaaaacaccataataagtacgaaatcgagtaccaacaatacaaaaaattgaggacaacttagacacaaaaatgtgtttatcagccATACAAATGAAAGCTTCCAATTGTTGGTCCACTGTCCATACTTGTTTTGATATTTAACTTTGAAAAACCTTGCCCAATCATCTTCTGACTTCATAAttttccacatcatcttcataagAAAAGCTTTATTTATATTCACCAACCTTTGAATTTCCAAACCACCTTCATTAAAAGGTGTACACAGTTTTTTCCAAGAATACACAgtgtattttcttgtttcattGTCACCTGACCAAATGAAATTCCTTATAATCTTCTCACAAATCTTAATTACTGAAGATGGACATTTATATATTGCCATATTATACATGGGGATACTGCACAACACTGATTTCACAAGAACCAATCTTTCCTGAAATGATAATAATTTGCCCTTCCAGCTAGCCAATTTCTTCTACATCATTTATACCATTGGCCAAACAGTACTAAACTTTACTCTTCCTGCAACTAAAATGACCCCCAAGTATTTGTCAGGAAATGTTATCAGCTCCATTTGCATTATCTCATTGATTATTATTCTTTTTTGATCATATGTACCATCAACAAAcagtttacttttatttttgttaatacATTGTCCTCAGCTATTTTGATAAATCTCTAGTATCTTAAGAAGATATATTAGACTCCTCTTTTCGCCATTGCAAAATATAaaaacatcatcagcaaataGCAAATGTGTTGGATGTATACCTCTTCTAACCACCATTGATTTTATATGTCCATCATTCACTGCTTTAGTAATACTTCTACTCAGAGCCTCCTCCATTAGAAAAAAAATGATAGGAGATAATGGATCTTCTTGCCTTAAACCCCTTCCAACAAAAAGAATCCACATGGACCTCCATTCGCCATAACTGACaattttgttgatttgaacaatACATGTAACCATTCACACCAACTTTCAGAAAAGCCAAATCTTTTGAGAATTTTAAATAGAAAATTCCAACTTACAGAATCATATGCTTGTGATATGTCAATCTTCAACCAACATTTCCACATCTTCActttttcttcatttcatttaCCATTTCAGAAGCTAAAAGAATTTGCTCTTGAATACATCTTCCTTTAACATAAGCCACTTGCTAAGGAGAGATCAATTTGTGCATCAAAGTACCCATTCTTGTAGCAATAATCTTTGTGAAAATCTTAAAGCTAACATTACTGGGACCATTTGGTCTAAATTGATTTGGACTTCTTGCACCATCTACTTTAGGCATTAGTAAGAAATTTGAATTTAGTCCTTTAGGAATGAATCTTCTCCTCCAGCAGAATTGAATAGCTTGTACAACTTCTTTGtgtctaatgagccatcattcctTATAGAACCAACAAGATATACCATCTGGTCCAGGTGCACTGTCAGGGTCCACGCAAAAAATGGTTGATTTGATTTCTTCTCCATCAGGCAGTTTCTCCAGCATTTCTTGCTCTTCTGATGTGATGGTTTCAGGTGTAACATCCAATAATGAACTTGCAATATTGACTTCTTGAAATTTAAACTTATTCTCAAAATGATATACTAGGGTGTCAGCTCTTTCTTTTTGATCTGAGATAATTTCTCCATTACTATTCTCCAACTCATTTATGCTGTTTCTTGCCTGTCTTATTTTTAGATTTGTATGAAGAAAACTAGTATTTGCAGCTCCCTCTTTGATCCATTTATTTCTGTTTTTCTGCTTCATAAAAGTATTATATTGCACTTCCTTTGAGTTGAAATCATTTTGAGACTTTACTAAGTCATTCATACAATCTTCATCAAATGGGTTGTCAtcagatttatttatttcttcttttaccTTATTCTCTGCATTCTTGATTTGAGTTTTAATATTTCCAAAAACCTTCCAATTCCACTCCTTAAGCACATTTTTCAATTTCTTCATTTTGCTTTGAAGTACATAAGCTGGATCTCCTTGGATATTTTCTGACCAACACTCACTTAATACTTCAAGAAACTTTGGATGTGATAACCACATCTTTTGAAATCTGAATGAAGCATTTTTTTGGTTTAGGAATTTGTGCACATCCTCCTAGTAATGGTGCATGATCAGAAGCAACTCTTAATCCAACTTTGTACCCCCAAGTTTCAAATTTATCCAACCACAATTGATTATAAACTTTTCTATCCAAGTTGCAAAGAATCCTTTTATTTCCACGCTGACAATTTGACCAA includes the following:
- the LOC113290972 gene encoding uncharacterized protein LOC113290972, producing MKKLKNVLKEWNWKVFGNIKTQIKNAENKVKEEINKSDDNPFDEDCMNDLVKSQNDFNSKEVQYNTFMKQKNRNKWIKEGAANTSFLHTNLKIRQARNSINELENSNGEIISDQKERADTLVYHFENKFKFQEVNIASSLLDVTPETITSEEQEMLEKLPDGEEIKSTIFCVDPDSAPGPDGISCWFYKE